One window of Sinorhizobium fredii NGR234 genomic DNA carries:
- a CDS encoding DMT family transporter: protein MNSRAYFYLAITALFWGGNSVAGKMAVGHVSPMMLTTLRWLVAVSVILALMTPQIRRDWDKIRRHWLQLLAYGAVGFTMFNAFLYSAVKYTSAINAVILQAGIPMLIFLFNFVFFRTRASIAQIVGFTVTLIGVLTTAAHGDFTSLMRLQFNFGDGLMILACIVYAVYTVTLRWKPAMHWQSFIAAPAFGALLSSIPLLVWEASKDSAIVPDATGWAIVLYAAIFPSLMSQVLYVRGVEMIGANRAGLFINAIPVFGTLLSVLLVGETFHAFHLVALLLVLGGIAIAERGRPKPPR, encoded by the coding sequence GTGAATTCCAGAGCCTATTTCTATCTCGCCATCACCGCGCTTTTCTGGGGCGGCAATTCGGTCGCCGGCAAGATGGCGGTCGGGCACGTCAGCCCGATGATGCTGACGACGCTGCGCTGGCTGGTCGCGGTCAGCGTCATTCTGGCGCTGATGACGCCGCAGATCCGCCGCGACTGGGACAAGATCCGCCGCCACTGGCTGCAGTTGCTGGCCTATGGCGCCGTCGGCTTCACGATGTTCAATGCTTTCCTCTACTCGGCGGTGAAATACACGAGCGCCATCAATGCCGTGATCCTGCAGGCCGGCATTCCGATGCTGATCTTCCTGTTCAATTTCGTCTTCTTCCGGACGAGGGCGTCGATCGCCCAGATCGTCGGCTTCACCGTGACGCTGATCGGCGTGCTTACCACGGCCGCGCACGGCGACTTCACGAGCCTCATGCGGCTGCAGTTCAATTTCGGCGACGGGCTGATGATTCTGGCCTGCATCGTCTATGCCGTCTATACCGTCACCTTGCGCTGGAAGCCGGCGATGCACTGGCAGAGCTTCATCGCGGCGCCGGCCTTCGGGGCGCTGCTCAGTTCCATTCCGCTGCTCGTCTGGGAAGCCTCGAAGGATAGCGCCATCGTGCCGGACGCAACCGGCTGGGCCATCGTACTCTATGCGGCGATCTTCCCGTCGCTGATGTCCCAGGTTCTCTATGTGCGCGGTGTCGAAATGATCGGCGCCAATCGCGCCGGCCTGTTCATCAATGCCATCCCGGTCTTTGGAACGCTGCTCTCCGTCCTGCTCGTCGGCGAGACGTTCCATGCGTTCCATCTGGTGGCCTTGCTGCTCGTCCTCGGCGGCATCGCGATCGCCGAGCGCGGCCGGCCGAAACCGCCACGGTGA
- the serA gene encoding phosphoglycerate dehydrogenase has product MAPRVLVSDELSETAVQIFRDRGVEVDFQPKLGKDKEKLAEIIGNYDGLAIRSATKVTEKLIAEATNLKVVGRAGIGVDNVDIPAASRRGIIVMNTPFGNSITTAEHAIALMFAVARQLPAADNSTQAGKWEKSKFMGVEITGKVLGVIGAGNIGSIVCARAIGLKMHVLAYDPFLSKERAEEMGVVKVELDELLAQADFITLHVPLTDKTRNILSAEALAKTKPGVRIVNCARGGLVDEKALADALKSGHVAGAGFDVFEVEPATESPLFGLPNVVCTPHLGASTTEAQENVALQVAEQMADYLVKGAVSNAINMPSITAEEAPILKPVIRLADVLGAFVGQVTESAIKEIEILYDGSTATMNTKALTSAVLAGLIRPQVADVNMVSAPIMIKEKGIILSEVKRDKTGVFDGYIKLTVKTANQTRSVAGTVFSDGKPRFIQIKGINLDADVGNHMVYLTNTDVPGMIGFIGTTLGDANVNIANFQLGREKQGGDAIALLYVDGPVSEAVLDKLRANPAVRQAKPLVFNVD; this is encoded by the coding sequence ATGGCACCTCGCGTTCTCGTATCCGACGAACTGTCGGAAACCGCCGTCCAGATCTTCCGCGACCGCGGCGTCGAAGTGGATTTCCAGCCGAAGCTCGGCAAGGACAAGGAGAAACTCGCCGAGATCATCGGCAATTACGACGGCCTCGCCATCCGCTCCGCCACCAAGGTGACGGAAAAGCTGATCGCCGAGGCGACCAATCTCAAGGTGGTCGGCCGCGCCGGCATCGGCGTCGACAATGTCGACATCCCGGCCGCCTCGCGGCGCGGCATCATCGTCATGAACACGCCGTTCGGCAACTCGATCACCACCGCCGAGCACGCGATCGCGCTGATGTTCGCGGTGGCCCGCCAGCTTCCCGCCGCCGACAATTCCACCCAGGCCGGCAAGTGGGAAAAGTCGAAGTTCATGGGCGTGGAGATCACCGGCAAGGTGCTCGGCGTCATCGGTGCCGGCAATATCGGCTCGATCGTCTGCGCCCGTGCGATCGGCCTGAAGATGCACGTGCTGGCCTATGATCCGTTCCTGTCGAAGGAGCGGGCGGAGGAGATGGGCGTCGTCAAGGTCGAGTTGGACGAACTGCTTGCGCAGGCGGATTTCATCACCCTGCACGTGCCGTTGACCGACAAGACGCGCAACATCCTCAGCGCCGAAGCACTTGCCAAGACGAAGCCCGGCGTGCGCATCGTCAACTGCGCCCGCGGCGGCCTTGTCGACGAGAAGGCGCTGGCCGATGCGCTGAAGTCCGGCCACGTTGCCGGTGCGGGCTTCGACGTCTTCGAGGTGGAGCCGGCCACGGAGAGCCCTCTGTTCGGTCTGCCCAACGTCGTCTGCACGCCGCATCTCGGCGCCTCGACCACCGAGGCGCAGGAGAATGTGGCGCTGCAGGTTGCCGAGCAGATGGCGGACTACCTCGTCAAGGGCGCCGTCAGCAACGCCATCAACATGCCGTCGATCACCGCCGAGGAGGCGCCGATCCTCAAGCCGGTGATCCGGCTTGCCGACGTTCTCGGTGCCTTTGTCGGGCAGGTGACGGAAAGCGCCATCAAGGAGATCGAGATTCTCTATGACGGCTCGACCGCGACGATGAACACCAAGGCGCTGACCAGCGCCGTTCTCGCCGGCCTGATCCGTCCGCAGGTGGCCGATGTCAACATGGTTTCCGCACCGATCATGATCAAGGAAAAGGGCATCATCCTTTCCGAGGTCAAGCGCGACAAGACGGGCGTCTTCGACGGCTACATCAAGCTGACGGTGAAGACCGCGAACCAGACCCGCTCGGTCGCCGGCACGGTCTTCTCCGACGGCAAGCCGCGCTTCATCCAGATCAAGGGCATCAACCTCGATGCGGATGTCGGCAACCACATGGTCTACCTGACCAACACCGACGTTCCGGGCATGATCGGCTTCATCGGCACGACCCTCGGCGACGCCAACGTCAACATTGCCAACTTCCAACTCGGCCGCGAAAAGCAGGGCGGCGACGCGATCGCACTGCTTTACGTCGATGGGCCGGTTTCCGAAGCGGTGCTCGACAAGTTGCGTGCGAACCCGGCGGTCCGCCAGGCAAAGCCGTTGGTGTTCAACGTCGATTGA
- a CDS encoding phosphoserine transaminase yields MTKPAKPAVRPANTHFSSGPCAKRPGWTLEALSDAALGRSHRAKIGKSKLKQAIDLTREILEVPADYRIGIVPASDTGAVEMALWSLLGARGVDMLAWESFGAGWVTDVVKQLKLADVRRFEADYGELPDLSKVDFDRDVVFTWNGTTSGVRVPNADFIPADRKGLTICDATSAAFAQELDFAKLDVVTFSWQKVLGGEGAHGVLILSPRAVERLLTYAPAWPLPKIFRLTSGGKLIEGIFTGETINTPSMLCVEDYIDALLWAKSVGGLKGLIARADANAGAIHRFVDANAWIANLANTVETRSNTSVCLKIVDKDVLALDADGQAAFAKGVVALLEKEAVAFDIGHYRDAPSGLRIWAGATIETADMDALMPWLSWAFETQKATLSQAAA; encoded by the coding sequence ATGACGAAGCCTGCCAAGCCGGCCGTGCGCCCGGCAAATACCCATTTTTCTTCTGGTCCTTGCGCAAAGCGTCCCGGCTGGACGCTCGAAGCTCTCTCCGATGCCGCGCTCGGTCGTTCGCACCGCGCCAAGATCGGCAAGTCCAAGCTCAAGCAAGCCATCGACCTCACCCGCGAAATTCTCGAAGTGCCGGCCGACTACCGCATCGGTATCGTGCCTGCTTCCGATACCGGCGCCGTCGAAATGGCGCTGTGGTCGCTGCTCGGCGCGCGTGGCGTCGACATGCTCGCCTGGGAGAGTTTTGGTGCCGGCTGGGTGACCGACGTGGTCAAGCAGCTGAAGCTCGCCGACGTCCGCCGCTTCGAGGCCGACTACGGCGAACTTCCGGATCTCTCCAAGGTCGATTTCGACCGCGACGTCGTCTTCACCTGGAACGGCACGACCTCGGGCGTGCGCGTTCCGAACGCCGACTTCATCCCGGCGGACCGCAAGGGCTTGACCATCTGCGACGCGACCTCGGCCGCCTTTGCCCAGGAACTCGACTTCGCCAAGCTCGACGTCGTCACCTTTTCCTGGCAGAAGGTCCTCGGCGGCGAGGGTGCACACGGCGTCCTCATTCTTTCGCCGCGTGCCGTCGAGCGGCTGCTGACCTATGCGCCCGCCTGGCCGCTGCCGAAGATCTTCCGCCTGACCAGCGGCGGCAAGCTGATCGAAGGCATCTTTACAGGCGAGACGATCAACACGCCGTCGATGCTCTGCGTCGAGGATTATATCGACGCGCTTCTCTGGGCGAAGTCGGTTGGCGGGCTCAAGGGCCTGATTGCCCGGGCAGACGCGAATGCCGGCGCGATTCATCGGTTCGTCGACGCCAATGCGTGGATTGCCAACTTGGCGAACACGGTGGAAACCCGCTCCAACACCTCGGTCTGCCTCAAGATCGTCGACAAGGACGTCTTGGCGCTCGATGCCGACGGCCAGGCTGCGTTCGCGAAGGGCGTCGTCGCCCTGCTCGAAAAGGAGGCCGTTGCCTTCGATATCGGCCACTATCGCGATGCGCCCTCCGGCCTTCGGATCTGGGCCGGCGCGACGATCGAGACAGCCGATATGGACGCGCTGATGCCGTGGCTCTCCTGGGCCTTCGAGACCCAGAAGGCGACGCTTTCGCAGGCCGCCGCCTGA